In Pseudomonadota bacterium, a single window of DNA contains:
- a CDS encoding TIGR03619 family F420-dependent LLM class oxidoreductase, which yields MDIGIIMFPTDTAIQPVQLAKACEERGFESLWFPEHSHIPTSRETPWGGRAGAPPLPEEYWRTHDQFVAFAACAAVTTKLRLGTGITLVAQRDPIWLAKEVASLDMISGGRFELGIGYGWCVEEMRNHKLDFKQRREILRDNILLMRELWTKDEASYKGGHIDFEKSWAYPKPTQKPYPPIVMGGAAGPKTADHIAEFCTGWMPIGGMYDFDGGLKEVHAACKRRGRDPSEITLGMFFAMAPQDADPLKGLADKGVTRTIFPVPAAKADVVLPLLDKYAKFI from the coding sequence ATGGATATCGGCATCATCATGTTCCCGACGGATACGGCCATACAGCCCGTGCAACTGGCCAAGGCCTGCGAAGAACGCGGCTTTGAGTCCCTGTGGTTCCCCGAGCACAGCCACATTCCCACCAGCCGCGAGACACCCTGGGGCGGACGCGCCGGCGCGCCGCCGCTGCCGGAAGAATATTGGCGCACCCATGACCAGTTCGTCGCGTTTGCGGCCTGCGCGGCGGTCACCACCAAGCTGCGTCTCGGCACCGGTATCACGCTGGTCGCGCAGCGCGATCCGATCTGGCTGGCCAAGGAAGTGGCGAGTCTCGACATGATCTCCGGCGGCCGTTTCGAACTCGGCATCGGCTACGGCTGGTGCGTGGAAGAAATGCGCAATCACAAGCTCGACTTCAAGCAGCGCCGCGAGATCCTGCGCGACAACATCCTGTTGATGCGCGAGTTGTGGACCAAGGACGAAGCGAGCTACAAGGGCGGACACATCGATTTCGAGAAGAGCTGGGCCTATCCCAAGCCGACCCAGAAGCCCTACCCGCCGATCGTCATGGGCGGCGCGGCCGGCCCCAAGACCGCCGATCACATCGCCGAATTCTGCACCGGCTGGATGCCCATCGGCGGCATGTACGATTTCGACGGCGGCCTCAAGGAAGTCCATGCGGCCTGCAAGCGCCGCGGTCGCGACCCGTCCGAGATCACGCTCGGCATGTTCTTCGCGATGGCGCCGCAGGACGCCGATCCGCTGAAGGGCCTGGCCGACAAGGGCGTGACCCGTACCATCTTCCCGGTGCCGGCCGCCAAGGCCGACGTGGTGCTGCCGCTGCTCGACAAGTACGCCAAGTTCATCTGA
- the recG gene encoding ATP-dependent DNA helicase RecG, whose protein sequence is MDEPVTRLNGVGEKVAEHLARLRIARIGDLLFHLPLRYQDRTRLTPIGALRLGREAQVEGVVEVAQVVFGRRRALVVRIADGSGAIHLRFFHFNSAQQQRLAVGRRVRCFGEVRRGPNSFEMVHPECLVLANDQPLAVDAELTPIYPTTEGLQQNRLRHLTNQALALLAHADGNTHELLPPEILRKLALPSLREALEFVHRPPPDADVDMLAESSHPAQRRLVFEELLAYQLSLKRLREQARDFGAPTVQARALKERLMAGFGFTLTGAQQRVIAEVEADLARGLPMLRLLQGDVGAGKTAVAAAVAADMLEAGYQVALMAPTELLAEQHATTLRRWFEPLGIESMLLTSRLTKSQRKPLYARLESAEPALAVGTHALFQQDVRYGRLGLIIVDEQHRFGVEQRLALRDKGARDGFRPHQLIMTATPIPRTLAMSAYADLDVSILDELPPSRKPVRTVVLAESKRADIVARIAEMVREGRQVYWVCPLIDESDVLEHQAATDTAQQLAAALPNISVGLVHGRLPDKDKDAQMAAFARGETALLVATTVIEVGVDVPNASLMVIENAERLGLSQLHQLRGRVGRGAQHADCVLLYKPPLSHMARKRLETMRATTDGFVIADRDLELRGPGELLGTRQTGIAQFRIADLVRDAAQLRDVQATATTVLNDYPRLVDALVQRWLADKVEYANV, encoded by the coding sequence CTGGATGAACCCGTCACGCGCTTGAACGGCGTCGGCGAGAAAGTCGCCGAGCATCTCGCCAGGCTGCGTATCGCGCGTATCGGCGACCTGCTTTTTCACCTGCCGCTGCGCTACCAGGACCGCACGCGCCTGACACCGATAGGCGCGCTGCGCCTGGGCCGTGAAGCGCAGGTCGAAGGCGTCGTCGAAGTGGCGCAGGTGGTGTTCGGCCGCCGTCGCGCGCTGGTGGTACGCATCGCCGATGGCAGTGGCGCCATCCACCTGCGCTTCTTTCATTTCAACAGCGCGCAACAGCAGCGCCTGGCAGTGGGGCGACGCGTGCGCTGCTTCGGCGAAGTGCGGCGCGGCCCGAACTCTTTCGAGATGGTGCACCCCGAATGCCTGGTGCTGGCCAACGACCAGCCGCTGGCGGTCGACGCCGAGCTGACGCCCATCTATCCGACCACCGAAGGCCTGCAGCAGAACCGCCTGCGCCATCTCACCAACCAGGCGCTGGCCCTGCTCGCGCATGCCGACGGCAACACCCATGAACTGTTGCCGCCGGAGATCCTGCGCAAGCTCGCGCTGCCGTCACTGCGCGAAGCGCTGGAGTTCGTGCACCGTCCGCCGCCGGATGCCGACGTCGACATGCTGGCCGAGTCCAGCCATCCCGCGCAGCGACGCCTGGTGTTCGAGGAACTGCTGGCCTACCAGTTGAGCTTGAAGCGACTGCGCGAACAGGCGCGCGATTTCGGCGCGCCGACGGTGCAGGCGCGGGCGCTCAAGGAACGTCTCATGGCCGGCTTCGGTTTCACCTTGACCGGCGCGCAGCAGCGCGTCATCGCCGAAGTGGAAGCCGATCTTGCGCGCGGCCTGCCGATGCTGCGCCTCCTGCAAGGCGACGTCGGCGCCGGCAAGACCGCGGTGGCGGCGGCCGTGGCGGCCGACATGCTCGAAGCCGGCTACCAGGTGGCCTTGATGGCGCCGACCGAACTGCTGGCCGAGCAACACGCGACGACCCTGCGCCGCTGGTTCGAACCCTTGGGCATCGAGTCGATGTTGCTCACCAGCCGCCTGACCAAGAGCCAGCGCAAGCCACTGTACGCGCGCCTGGAAAGCGCTGAACCGGCGCTTGCGGTCGGCACCCACGCCCTGTTCCAGCAGGATGTGCGCTATGGCCGCCTCGGCCTCATCATCGTCGACGAACAACACCGATTTGGTGTCGAGCAGCGCCTGGCCTTGCGTGACAAGGGCGCGCGCGACGGCTTTCGCCCGCACCAGTTGATCATGACCGCGACGCCGATCCCGCGCACGCTGGCCATGAGCGCCTACGCCGATCTCGATGTATCCATCCTCGATGAGCTGCCGCCGAGTCGCAAACCGGTACGCACCGTGGTGCTGGCCGAGAGCAAGCGTGCCGACATCGTCGCGCGCATCGCCGAGATGGTGCGCGAAGGACGGCAGGTGTACTGGGTGTGCCCCTTGATCGACGAATCCGATGTGCTGGAACACCAGGCCGCCACCGACACCGCGCAGCAGCTGGCGGCGGCGCTGCCGAATATCAGCGTCGGACTCGTGCACGGCCGCCTGCCGGACAAGGACAAGGATGCGCAGATGGCGGCCTTCGCGCGCGGCGAAACCGCCCTGCTGGTCGCCACCACCGTCATCGAGGTCGGCGTCGACGTGCCCAATGCCAGCCTCATGGTGATCGAGAACGCCGAGCGGCTCGGCCTTTCGCAGTTGCACCAGCTGCGCGGCCGCGTCGGCCGTGGCGCGCAGCACGCCGATTGCGTGTTGCTGTATAAACCGCCCTTGTCGCACATGGCGCGCAAACGCCTCGAGACCATGCGCGCCACCACCGATGGCTTCGTGATCGCCGATCGCGACCTCGAGCTGCGCGGTCCCGGCGAGCTGCTGGGCACACGTCAGACCGGCATCGCGCAATTTCGCATCGCCGATCTCGTGCGCGACGCGGCGCAGCTGCGCGATGTGCAGGCCACCGCCACCACCGTGCTCAACGACTACCCGCGGCTGGTCGACGCGCTGGTGCAACGCTGGCTCGCCGACAAAGTAGAATACGCCAACGTATGA
- a CDS encoding urate hydroxylase PuuD produces the protein MAIMMIDRWLHIVAGVMWIGLLYYFNFVQVPAMAAANADKDGPGPAAIGKYVAPRALFWFRWAALVTWLTGAIFLATAPQYSLHGAFSLGIGAHNPSLTAIGFGSWLGTIMLFNVWMLIWPNQKKILGIVQASDAEKATARRVAFLASRTNTMLSIPMLMFMQAGAHGIPF, from the coding sequence ATGGCAATTATGATGATCGATCGCTGGCTGCATATCGTCGCCGGCGTGATGTGGATTGGCCTACTCTACTACTTCAATTTCGTGCAGGTGCCGGCCATGGCCGCCGCCAATGCCGACAAGGACGGTCCCGGGCCGGCCGCCATCGGCAAGTATGTCGCGCCGCGCGCGCTGTTCTGGTTCCGCTGGGCGGCGTTGGTGACCTGGCTGACGGGTGCGATCTTTCTCGCCACCGCGCCGCAGTACTCGCTGCACGGCGCTTTCTCCCTCGGCATCGGCGCGCATAATCCCAGCCTGACCGCCATCGGTTTCGGCTCCTGGCTTGGCACCATCATGCTGTTCAACGTGTGGATGCTGATCTGGCCGAACCAGAAAAAGATCCTGGGCATCGTGCAGGCCAGCGATGCCGAGAAGGCCACCGCGCGTCGCGTGGCCTTCCTCGCGTCCCGTACCAACACCATGCTGTCGATTCCGATGCTGATGTTCATGCAGGCAGGTGCGCACGGCATCCCGTTCTGA
- a CDS encoding RidA family protein, with the protein MTKQAIVTSDAPSAIGTYSQGIVSGDSIYLSGQIPLDPHSGQMIEGPMRAQIERVFDNLAAVAKAAGATLDDCVKLNVFLTDLSHFALVNEVMATYFTQPYPARAAIGVAALPRGAAVEMDAILARPR; encoded by the coding sequence ATGACCAAGCAGGCCATCGTCACCAGCGATGCTCCGTCCGCCATCGGCACCTACTCGCAGGGCATCGTCAGCGGCGACAGCATCTACCTGTCGGGTCAGATCCCACTTGATCCGCACAGCGGCCAGATGATCGAGGGACCGATGCGCGCGCAGATCGAACGCGTGTTCGACAATCTCGCGGCGGTGGCCAAGGCCGCCGGCGCGACGCTCGACGATTGCGTGAAGCTCAACGTGTTCCTGACCGATCTTTCGCACTTCGCGCTGGTCAACGAAGTGATGGCCACCTACTTCACCCAGCCTTACCCGGCGCGCGCGGCGATCGGCGTGGCGGCGCTGCCGCGCGGCGCGGCGGTCGAAATGGACGCCATCCTCGCGCGCCCGCGCTGA
- the ubiA gene encoding 4-hydroxybenzoate octaprenyltransferase — translation MSSVRSHATKHGAGPDWRHRLVQYARLARLHRPIGILLLLWPMLWALWIAAAGVPRLDVLVIFVLGTVVMRSAGCVINDYADRNFDGHVERTRERPLPTGAVTPREALLLFAVLLCIALALVLATNRATILLSFGGAALAITYPFAKRYTHLPQVHLGAAFGWAVPMAFTAQSGALSPLAWLLFSTAVLWAVIYDTQYAMVDRDDDLRLGIRSTAILFADADRIIIGGLQCLMLSNLYLIGRRAELGWPYDGALLVAAALFVYQQYLIRDRSRAGCFAAFLNNNWVGGVVFVGVLLSYPPASSWFD, via the coding sequence ATGAGCAGCGTTCGTTCCCACGCCACCAAGCACGGCGCCGGCCCCGACTGGCGTCATCGCCTCGTGCAATACGCGCGGCTTGCGCGCCTGCATCGCCCGATAGGCATACTGTTGCTGCTGTGGCCGATGCTGTGGGCGCTGTGGATAGCGGCGGCCGGCGTGCCGCGTCTCGACGTGCTGGTGATTTTCGTGCTCGGCACGGTGGTGATGCGTTCCGCGGGCTGCGTGATCAACGACTACGCCGACCGCAATTTCGACGGCCACGTGGAACGCACGCGGGAACGGCCGCTGCCGACCGGCGCCGTCACGCCGCGCGAGGCCCTGCTGCTGTTCGCAGTGCTGTTGTGCATCGCGCTGGCGCTGGTGCTGGCGACCAATCGCGCGACGATACTGCTGTCCTTCGGCGGCGCGGCGCTCGCCATCACCTATCCTTTCGCCAAGCGCTACACCCATCTGCCGCAGGTGCATCTCGGCGCCGCGTTCGGCTGGGCCGTGCCGATGGCGTTCACCGCGCAAAGCGGCGCACTGTCGCCCCTTGCATGGCTTTTGTTCAGCACCGCGGTGTTGTGGGCGGTGATCTACGACACGCAGTACGCGATGGTCGATCGCGATGACGACCTGCGGCTCGGCATACGCTCTACCGCCATCCTGTTCGCCGACGCCGATCGCATCATCATCGGCGGTCTGCAATGCCTCATGTTGTCCAATCTCTATCTCATCGGCCGACGCGCCGAGCTCGGCTGGCCTTACGATGGCGCGCTGCTGGTCGCGGCGGCGCTGTTCGTCTATCAGCAATACCTCATTCGCGACCGCAGCCGCGCCGGCTGCTTCGCCGCCTTTCTCAACAACAACTGGGTCGGCGGCGTGGTATTCGTGGGCGTGTTGCTGTCCTATCCGCCGGCTTCGTCATGGTTCGATTGA